In Acinetobacter sp. WCHAc010034, a genomic segment contains:
- the pta gene encoding phosphate acetyltransferase codes for MKTILLVPTGESVGLTSACLGLIYALDCQGIKAGFVKPFSQEPQAAADRTTALYRHLFSNETVEPISHAAVTRRLSHDENDELLEDAVRLHREIAKKHDLIIVEGLVPTSRDAFASQLNADLAKALDAKVLIVSTADIRNPAAAAEKIETQLRHFGGACNARTAGALFMRTKGLPEGAAQVPVTLDPNLRLISDINSFTAELKKHNANIGTEAFPVIGLVPFSNTLSVPRMSDLAAHISAHWINEGEAKQRRVLHSSLIASNIEHELHKFVAGELIISASDRIDVLLASSLANSNGIPLAGLVLTEHHQPNEQVLDFCQTAIKQGLPIVHTPLSTFETAQELANLSNEIPVDDTERAEQVTRFVSSHIDPAWLTQLINGSYKPRLSPSAFRHELVQKSIAAKKRIVLPEGDEPRTVQAAAICQSRGIAQCVLLAKPEAVVEVAKARGIELPYDLEIIDPDLIRGNYVEKMVELRKGKINELQAREQLQDTVVLGTMMLALDQVDGLVSGAVHTTANTVRPAFQLIKTAPEYSLVSSVFFMLLPDEVYVYGDCAINPDPDAEQLAEIAIQSADSAKAFGIDPRIAMISYSTGTSGAGAEVEKVAEATRIAQARRPDLLIDGPLQYDAASVESVGRSKAPDSKVAGRANVFIFPDLNTGNTTYKAVQRAADVVSVGPMLQGLNKPVNDLSRGALVDDIVFTIALTAIQSEQQSAQ; via the coding sequence ATGAAAACAATTTTACTCGTGCCAACTGGGGAAAGCGTAGGCTTGACATCTGCATGCCTGGGCTTGATTTACGCGCTGGACTGCCAGGGCATTAAAGCTGGGTTTGTGAAGCCTTTTTCGCAAGAGCCGCAGGCCGCAGCAGACCGCACCACCGCCCTGTACCGCCATTTATTCAGCAATGAAACGGTTGAACCGATCAGCCATGCAGCCGTCACGCGGCGCCTGAGCCATGATGAAAATGACGAGCTGCTGGAAGATGCCGTGCGCCTGCACCGCGAAATCGCCAAAAAGCACGACTTAATTATTGTTGAAGGCCTGGTTCCGACCAGCCGCGACGCCTTTGCTTCTCAATTGAATGCCGATCTGGCCAAAGCGCTGGACGCCAAAGTGCTGATTGTCAGCACCGCTGATATCCGCAACCCGGCAGCGGCAGCTGAAAAAATTGAAACGCAGCTGCGCCATTTCGGCGGCGCCTGCAATGCGCGCACTGCAGGCGCGCTGTTCATGCGCACTAAAGGCTTGCCGGAAGGCGCTGCGCAGGTTCCTGTGACGCTTGATCCGAACCTGCGCCTGATCAGCGACATCAACAGCTTTACCGCGGAACTGAAAAAGCATAATGCCAATATCGGCACTGAAGCTTTCCCGGTCATTGGCTTGGTGCCGTTCAGCAACACGCTGAGCGTGCCGCGCATGTCGGATCTGGCCGCGCATATTTCCGCGCACTGGATCAATGAAGGCGAAGCCAAGCAGCGCCGCGTGCTGCACAGCAGCCTGATCGCCTCAAATATTGAGCATGAGCTGCATAAATTTGTCGCTGGCGAACTGATCATCAGCGCCTCTGACCGCATTGACGTGCTGCTGGCCAGCAGCCTGGCCAACAGCAACGGCATTCCGCTGGCCGGACTGGTGCTGACCGAGCACCATCAGCCGAATGAGCAGGTGCTGGACTTCTGCCAGACCGCAATTAAGCAGGGCCTGCCGATTGTGCACACGCCGCTGAGCACCTTTGAAACCGCGCAGGAACTGGCCAATTTAAGCAACGAAATTCCTGTGGATGATACCGAGCGCGCCGAACAGGTGACGCGCTTTGTTTCCAGCCACATCGATCCAGCTTGGCTGACCCAGCTGATCAACGGCTCTTACAAGCCGCGCCTGTCGCCTTCCGCATTCCGCCATGAACTGGTGCAGAAATCCATTGCGGCCAAAAAGCGCATTGTGCTGCCTGAAGGCGATGAGCCGCGCACGGTGCAGGCTGCGGCCATCTGCCAGTCCCGCGGCATTGCGCAGTGCGTGCTGCTGGCCAAGCCGGAAGCGGTGGTTGAAGTAGCGAAGGCGCGTGGCATTGAACTGCCGTATGACCTGGAAATCATTGACCCTGACCTGATCCGCGGCAACTATGTTGAAAAAATGGTGGAGCTGCGCAAAGGCAAAATCAATGAGCTTCAGGCGCGCGAGCAGCTGCAGGATACCGTCGTTTTAGGCACGATGATGCTGGCTTTGGATCAAGTCGACGGACTGGTGTCCGGTGCGGTGCATACCACAGCCAATACCGTGCGCCCGGCGTTCCAGCTGATTAAGACTGCGCCTGAATATTCGCTGGTTTCTTCAGTGTTCTTCATGCTGCTGCCGGATGAAGTCTATGTATACGGCGACTGCGCGATCAACCCGGACCCGGACGCTGAGCAGCTGGCGGAAATCGCCATCCAGTCTGCAGACTCCGCCAAGGCCTTCGGCATTGACCCGCGCATCGCGATGATTTCCTATTCAACCGGCACTTCAGGCGCTGGCGCAGAAGTCGAGAAAGTCGCTGAAGCGACCCGCATCGCTCAGGCGCGCCGCCCTGACCTGCTGATTGACGGCCCATTGCAGTATGACGCAGCGTCTGTGGAAAGCGTCGGCCGCTCTAAGGCGCCGGACTCCAAAGTCGCCGGCCGCGCCAATGTGTTTATTTTCCCTGACCTGAACACCGGCAACACCACTTATAAAGCGGTGCAGCGCGCAGCCGACGTCGTCAGCGTCGGCCCGATGCTGCAGGGCCTGAACAAGCCGGTGAATGACCTGTCGCGCGGCGCGCTGGTCGATGACATTGTGTTCACCATTGCCCTGACCGCCATTCAGTCTGAGCAGCAGAGCGCACAATAA
- a CDS encoding acetate/propionate family kinase has product MSTSVLVINCGSSSIKYALVSERREDRIFGLAENLGSAEARIKGITAGGEALELAIPNAGHEKALETILERLSHYNPQAIGHRVVHGGTLTKAELLTPEIIARIREATPLAPLHNPAHLVGIDATMRLFPELPQVAVFDTAFHQTMPAHAYRYAVPKFLYTEHNVRRYGFHGTSHAYVSERGSELAGSLKQGGWLTAHLGNGSSTCAIWNGQSVDTSMGLTPLEGIVMGTRSGDVDPSLHSFLASNLGWDVYKIDRMLNKDSGLLGLSDNLSNDMRTLIEASEQGNEDAALAIEVFCYRLAKSLAALSCGLPRLDGLFFTGGIGENSAFIREKTMAYLPHFGFSLSKEKNDGLKRGTEGRIDAGTGPQIWVVPTDEEGRIAKETQHVVEQEAAAAAKKSDAEQEAVA; this is encoded by the coding sequence GTGTCTACATCAGTATTGGTAATTAACTGCGGGTCTTCTTCAATTAAATATGCGTTGGTTTCTGAACGTCGTGAAGACCGTATCTTTGGCTTGGCGGAGAACCTAGGTTCAGCTGAGGCCCGAATTAAAGGCATCACCGCTGGCGGCGAAGCGCTGGAACTGGCGATTCCGAATGCCGGCCATGAAAAAGCGCTGGAAACCATTCTTGAGCGCTTATCCCACTACAACCCGCAGGCCATTGGCCACCGCGTGGTGCACGGCGGCACGCTGACCAAAGCGGAACTGCTGACCCCTGAAATTATTGCGCGCATCCGCGAAGCGACGCCGCTGGCGCCGCTGCACAACCCTGCGCATCTGGTCGGCATTGATGCGACCATGCGCCTGTTCCCGGAGCTGCCGCAAGTTGCAGTATTTGACACCGCATTCCACCAAACCATGCCGGCGCATGCCTACCGCTATGCGGTGCCGAAATTCCTGTACACCGAACACAATGTGCGCCGCTACGGCTTCCACGGCACCAGCCATGCCTATGTTTCTGAGCGCGGCTCAGAGCTGGCGGGCAGCCTGAAGCAGGGCGGCTGGCTGACTGCGCACTTAGGCAACGGCAGCTCAACCTGCGCCATCTGGAACGGCCAAAGCGTTGACACCTCAATGGGCCTGACCCCGCTGGAAGGCATTGTCATGGGCACGCGCAGCGGCGATGTTGACCCGAGCCTGCACAGCTTCCTTGCGTCCAACTTGGGCTGGGATGTCTATAAAATTGACCGGATGCTGAATAAGGACAGCGGCCTGCTGGGCCTGTCGGACAACCTGTCGAATGACATGCGCACGCTGATTGAAGCCTCTGAACAGGGCAACGAAGATGCTGCGCTGGCGATTGAAGTGTTCTGCTACCGCCTGGCGAAATCGCTGGCTGCCCTCAGCTGCGGCCTGCCGCGCCTGGACGGCCTGTTCTTCACCGGCGGCATTGGCGAAAATTCGGCTTTCATCCGTGAAAAAACCATGGCATACCTGCCGCACTTCGGCTTCAGCTTAAGCAAAGAGAAAAATGACGGCCTGAAGCGCGGCACCGAAGGCCGCATCGATGCCGGCACCGGCCCGCAAATCTGGGTAGTGCCGACTGACGAAGAAGGCCGCATTGCCAAAGAAACCCAGCATGTTGTGGAGCAAGAGGCTGCCGCTGCTGCAAAAAAGTCTGACGCGGAGCAGGAAGCGGTTGCCTAA
- a CDS encoding glutamate-5-semialdehyde dehydrogenase: MQQSIEQYMQTVGQQARQASRVLASASTQTKNNALSAIYTALQNSEAAIAAANQIDMAKAHSNNLDSALLDRLELSPARFKGMLQGLRDVIGLTDPIGEITDMAYRPSGIQLGKMRVPLGVVGMIYESRPNVTLEAASLALKSGNAIILRGGSEAIESNRAIAAAVQHGLKAAGLPETSVQVINTTDRAAVGQLITMSEYVDVIVPRGGKGLIERISNEARVPVIKHLDGNCHVYVEAQADLQKALPIALNAKTHRYGVCNAMETLLVDEKVAEEFLPSIAELYAEKQVELRGCAETRRILGSSVVPATEEDWYTEYLGPILAVKVVSGIDEAVAHINQYGSHHTDAIITENYTLARKFLAGVDSSSVMINASTRFADGFEYGLGAEIGISTDKIHARGPVGLEGLTSQKWVVFGDGQIRQ, from the coding sequence ATGCAACAGTCTATTGAACAATACATGCAAACGGTAGGACAGCAGGCGCGCCAAGCATCCCGCGTGTTAGCCAGCGCTTCTACCCAGACCAAAAACAATGCGCTTTCCGCCATCTACACGGCGCTGCAGAACAGCGAGGCTGCCATTGCTGCAGCCAACCAGATTGATATGGCGAAGGCGCACAGCAATAATCTGGACAGCGCGCTGCTTGACCGCTTAGAACTCAGCCCCGCACGCTTTAAAGGCATGCTGCAGGGCCTGCGGGACGTCATCGGCCTGACTGACCCGATTGGCGAAATTACCGATATGGCCTACCGCCCCTCCGGCATTCAGCTCGGCAAAATGCGCGTGCCGCTGGGCGTGGTCGGAATGATTTATGAATCGCGCCCGAACGTGACTTTGGAAGCCGCTTCTCTGGCGCTGAAATCCGGCAATGCGATTATCCTGCGCGGCGGTTCGGAAGCGATTGAGTCAAACCGGGCGATTGCGGCAGCGGTTCAGCATGGCCTGAAAGCGGCGGGCCTGCCTGAAACCTCGGTGCAGGTCATCAATACCACTGACCGCGCTGCCGTCGGCCAGCTGATCACCATGTCTGAATATGTGGATGTGATTGTTCCGCGCGGCGGCAAGGGCCTGATCGAGCGCATCAGCAATGAAGCGCGCGTGCCGGTGATTAAGCATCTGGACGGCAACTGCCATGTGTATGTTGAAGCGCAGGCCGACCTGCAGAAAGCCCTGCCGATTGCGCTGAATGCCAAAACCCACCGCTATGGCGTATGCAACGCCATGGAAACCCTGCTGGTCGATGAAAAAGTAGCGGAAGAATTCCTGCCGAGCATTGCCGAACTGTATGCGGAAAAGCAGGTGGAGCTGCGCGGCTGCGCGGAAACCCGGCGCATTCTCGGCAGCAGCGTTGTGCCGGCCACAGAAGAAGACTGGTATACCGAATACCTTGGTCCAATTCTGGCGGTTAAAGTGGTCAGCGGCATTGATGAAGCGGTTGCGCACATTAATCAGTACGGCTCGCATCATACCGATGCCATCATTACCGAAAACTACACGCTGGCGCGCAAATTCCTCGCCGGCGTGGATTCCAGCTCGGTGATGATCAACGCCTCCACCCGTTTTGCCGACGGCTTTGAATACGGCCTGGGCGCTGAAATCGGCATTTCAACCGATAAAATCCACGCCCGCGGCCCAGTCGGGCTGGAAGGCTTAACTTCGCAGAAATGGGTGGTGTTCGGCGACGGTCAAATCCGCCAGTAA
- a CDS encoding alpha/beta fold hydrolase — MNSIIQMDPDMQDASTHCNFFDLYDKNSFKQPARTAWIDGWKIEYMAIARPDTLHMTPMVIIGGAFQNFNSYKYCVEQLFAAGPIILIDLPSMGANQQISNVDTGASAGVLELEDLAGMLGAWLDMAGLRKVAVLGMSLGSVVASCLAHQRPELVERMILMGVMQKTRKSWRMLLEESLHLMKEQRMDEFGQAVILYLVNHAKMDLTRMSPTAKRLFFRQMAEFSATEQERYEINCSRLLRLTNVPIPACDVLVACGQYDSFTLPHENANFALQCPNMQFAMIANADHVPQLQRRKETMNLFATYLRGESIQALDGIIAMSREQMAKIERRGEERIGVQQPFSQLSHRHSDLSIKVEIEDMNYFGVLLQVQEAGRAHLAAQHPRDLALHLADEEGVFKIECLIFENSAHQLRALFKHGSFDVAERLLRFVQRQKEQTLLEAV, encoded by the coding sequence ATGAATTCCATTATCCAAATGGACCCGGACATGCAGGACGCAAGTACGCATTGCAATTTTTTTGACCTATACGATAAAAACAGCTTCAAGCAGCCTGCGCGCACCGCGTGGATTGACGGCTGGAAAATTGAATACATGGCGATCGCCCGGCCGGACACACTGCATATGACGCCGATGGTGATTATCGGCGGCGCATTCCAGAACTTCAATTCCTACAAATACTGCGTTGAGCAGCTGTTCGCTGCCGGCCCGATCATCCTGATTGACTTGCCGTCCATGGGCGCCAACCAGCAGATCAGCAATGTCGATACCGGCGCATCCGCAGGCGTGCTGGAGCTGGAAGACCTGGCCGGCATGCTGGGCGCGTGGCTGGACATGGCCGGCCTGCGCAAGGTTGCGGTTTTGGGCATGTCTTTGGGTTCGGTGGTGGCGTCCTGCCTGGCGCATCAGCGCCCGGAGCTGGTGGAGCGCATGATTTTGATGGGCGTGATGCAGAAGACCCGCAAAAGCTGGCGCATGCTGCTGGAGGAGTCGCTGCACTTAATGAAAGAGCAGCGCATGGATGAATTCGGCCAGGCGGTGATCCTGTATCTGGTCAATCACGCCAAAATGGATCTGACCCGCATGTCGCCGACGGCCAAGCGCCTGTTCTTCCGGCAGATGGCGGAGTTTAGCGCGACCGAGCAGGAGCGCTATGAGATTAACTGCAGCCGCCTGCTGCGCCTGACCAATGTGCCGATTCCGGCATGCGATGTGCTGGTGGCGTGCGGGCAGTATGACAGCTTTACCCTGCCGCATGAAAACGCCAATTTCGCCCTGCAGTGCCCGAATATGCAGTTTGCGATGATCGCCAATGCCGACCATGTGCCGCAGTTGCAGCGCCGCAAGGAAACCATGAATCTGTTCGCGACCTATTTGCGCGGCGAATCCATTCAGGCGCTGGACGGCATTATTGCCATGAGCCGTGAGCAGATGGCGAAAATTGAGCGCCGCGGCGAAGAGCGCATTGGCGTGCAGCAGCCGTTCAGCCAGTTAAGCCACCGCCATTCAGACTTAAGCATTAAAGTTGAAATTGAGGATATGAACTATTTCGGCGTGCTGCTGCAGGTGCAGGAAGCGGGGCGGGCGCACCTGGCGGCGCAGCATCCGCGGGATCTGGCGCTGCATTTGGCCGATGAGGAAGGCGTCTTTAAAATTGAGTGCCTGATTTTTGAAAATTCCGCGCATCAGCTGCGCGCGCTGTTCAAGCATGGCAGTTTTGACGTGGCGGAGCGCCTGCTGCGGTTTGTGCAGCGCCAAAAAGAGCAGACGCTGCTGGAAGCGGTATAG